A window of Rubricoccus marinus contains these coding sequences:
- a CDS encoding phytoene desaturase family protein, translating to MPLSSRPDYDLIVIGAGHNALISAAYVAQAGYRVAVFERRDIVGGAVSTREIVPGYQFDLGGSAHILIRLTPIIEELGLEQYGLDYIELDPLFSAPFEDGDHLFIWRDVDKTADDLERRFPGEGDAYKRFIDEWTPFANTVKETFLRSPSPFEIGKTFALGDSAKIDWQRAMQAILQPYGDVVDQYFTEEKVKAPLVWMAAQSGPPPTEPLTAPFLLWHPLYHQGGVARPRGGSGMLTQALRRHIEAHGGDVFTSSAVDEILVEDGRASGVRVGTDISTARGVLAGTHILESVGRLLPSEYRPESLKGVRVGNGFGAILRLALSEPVRYSSHPGDDARIGLGLVCRDRQQIMDAYADYLRGEPAKDPPIVAMSFSAVDDSLAPAGGEALWLWGQYFPYELSGGRSWADIEEGVADSILTAFEKVAPGTRENIMGQLFQHPEWLERELGLRRGNVMHVEMSIDQMFSLRPTMDLSQYKGPVDGLFLTGASTHPGGGIMGASGRNAARVVLKALS from the coding sequence GTGCCCCTCTCCTCCCGACCGGATTACGACCTCATTGTCATTGGTGCTGGGCATAACGCCCTCATCAGCGCAGCGTACGTCGCGCAAGCGGGCTACCGCGTGGCCGTGTTCGAGCGCCGCGACATCGTCGGTGGAGCGGTTTCCACCCGCGAAATCGTCCCAGGATATCAGTTCGACCTGGGGGGCTCCGCTCACATCCTCATTCGTCTAACGCCGATCATCGAGGAGTTGGGACTTGAACAGTACGGACTGGACTACATCGAGCTAGACCCGCTGTTTTCCGCGCCATTCGAGGACGGGGACCACCTGTTTATCTGGAGAGACGTGGACAAGACGGCCGACGACCTTGAGCGGCGATTTCCAGGAGAAGGAGACGCGTACAAGCGTTTTATCGACGAGTGGACGCCTTTCGCCAACACGGTAAAGGAGACGTTCCTGCGTTCGCCGAGCCCGTTCGAGATCGGAAAAACGTTTGCGCTTGGTGACTCGGCGAAAATCGACTGGCAGCGAGCGATGCAAGCCATCCTTCAGCCCTATGGTGACGTCGTAGATCAGTACTTCACCGAGGAGAAGGTCAAGGCCCCCTTGGTCTGGATGGCGGCTCAGTCGGGGCCTCCGCCCACCGAACCGCTTACCGCTCCGTTCCTGCTCTGGCACCCTCTCTATCACCAGGGTGGAGTCGCGCGGCCACGAGGAGGCTCGGGGATGCTCACACAGGCACTTCGCCGCCACATCGAGGCCCACGGCGGTGACGTGTTCACGAGCAGCGCTGTCGACGAGATCCTTGTCGAGGACGGCCGGGCCTCTGGCGTCCGCGTAGGCACCGACATCAGTACCGCCAGAGGCGTACTCGCGGGCACGCACATCTTGGAGAGCGTCGGTCGCCTGCTGCCGTCGGAATACCGCCCAGAGTCGTTGAAGGGCGTCCGCGTAGGGAACGGGTTTGGCGCCATCCTGCGGCTCGCGCTGTCCGAACCCGTGCGATACAGCTCACATCCCGGAGACGACGCCCGGATCGGGCTTGGACTCGTGTGTCGAGACCGGCAGCAGATTATGGACGCGTATGCCGACTACCTCCGCGGCGAACCGGCAAAGGACCCGCCCATCGTGGCGATGAGCTTTTCAGCCGTCGACGATTCCCTCGCGCCTGCAGGAGGCGAAGCACTGTGGTTGTGGGGACAGTACTTCCCATACGAGCTCTCAGGAGGCCGCTCATGGGCCGACATTGAGGAGGGGGTCGCCGATTCCATCTTGACGGCCTTCGAAAAGGTGGCACCTGGCACGCGCGAGAACATCATGGGCCAGTTGTTTCAGCACCCGGAGTGGCTAGAGCGCGAGCTCGGATTGCGCCGCGGAAACGTGATGCACGTTGAGATGTCGATCGACCAGATGTTCTCGCTTCGTCCCACGATGGACCTCTCCCAGTACAAAGGCCCCGTCGATGGTCTCTTCCTGACGGGCGCGAGCACGCACCCCGGCGGCGGGATTATGGGCGCCAGCGGCCGAAACGCGGCTCGTGTCGTCCTGAAAGCTCTCTCATGA
- a CDS encoding ABC transporter ATP-binding protein, translating into MATVTLDHVKKEYDNGFVAVHDATFQIEHGEFIVLVGPSGCGKSTTLRMIAGLEDISGGTLSIGGRVVNEVAPKDRDIAMVFQNYALYPHLDVYENMAFGLRLRKTPKAEIDQRVRNAAEKLGLVDELERKPKALSGGQRQRVALGRAIVRNPAVFLFDEPLSNLDAKLRVQTRTQISKLHRELDATMIYVTHDQVEAMTMGDRIVVLDAGHVQQIAPPLELYNRPANIFVAGFIGSPSMNFIEGAVEVSASGAVFVSPGLEPLALRGAPTASSGITLGCRPEDLYVHGVAPEAKSLVDLGAFTVDVLEPMGNEIVLYASRGGTSLVARVEPQELPEPGASVSLSADATKLHLFDTASGVSLAHGI; encoded by the coding sequence ATGGCTACTGTCACCCTCGATCACGTCAAAAAGGAGTACGACAATGGGTTTGTCGCGGTCCACGACGCAACGTTTCAGATCGAGCACGGGGAGTTCATCGTGCTCGTCGGTCCGTCGGGATGCGGCAAGAGTACCACGCTTCGCATGATCGCGGGGCTGGAGGATATATCGGGTGGCACGCTCTCTATTGGGGGGCGCGTCGTTAACGAGGTGGCGCCCAAGGACCGCGACATCGCGATGGTGTTTCAGAACTACGCGCTCTATCCTCACCTCGACGTTTACGAGAACATGGCGTTCGGGCTCCGGCTTCGCAAAACGCCGAAGGCCGAGATCGATCAGCGTGTTCGGAACGCGGCGGAAAAGCTGGGGCTTGTCGATGAGCTCGAACGCAAGCCGAAGGCTCTTTCCGGAGGGCAGCGTCAGCGTGTGGCGCTTGGGCGCGCCATCGTGCGAAACCCGGCCGTTTTCCTGTTTGATGAGCCCCTTTCTAACCTCGACGCCAAGCTCCGCGTTCAAACCCGGACGCAGATCTCCAAGCTGCACCGAGAGCTGGATGCGACGATGATCTACGTCACGCACGACCAAGTGGAAGCCATGACGATGGGCGACCGCATCGTAGTGCTGGACGCCGGGCACGTGCAACAGATCGCGCCGCCACTAGAGCTGTACAACCGCCCCGCGAACATCTTCGTCGCAGGCTTTATCGGCAGCCCGTCCATGAATTTCATCGAGGGTGCTGTGGAAGTCTCGGCCTCTGGCGCCGTTTTCGTGTCTCCCGGTTTGGAGCCTCTGGCGCTGAGGGGAGCGCCTACCGCGTCGTCCGGCATCACGTTAGGGTGCCGCCCAGAGGACCTTTACGTGCATGGCGTCGCGCCAGAGGCCAAGTCACTCGTTGATCTCGGGGCGTTTACAGTGGACGTGCTGGAGCCGATGGGGAATGAGATCGTCCTGTACGCGAGCCGCGGAGGAACCAGCCTTGTGGCGCGCGTGGAGCCTCAGGAGCTACCCGAGCCCGGTGCGAGCGTGTCCCTGAGCGCAGACGCGACGAAGCTGCACCTGTTCGATACCGCCAGCGGCGTCTCGCTCGCGCACGGTATCTGA
- a CDS encoding glycosyltransferase family 4 protein, producing MRITFVLPTPIRIPMGGAKVVYEHARGLAARGHVVKVVAPKQETRSPIALARRAAVAVRDRIHGVAGEHAYSASGVETIDLPNPSGASFPKADVTIATGVQTAPWVARLPPEAGRSLYFVQGDETFVRPDARESWHLGMPLITCASWLAREMEAVGLEPLAVIPNAIDPSEFSVDVPLHARPAQIIALYHRHPVKGPDVLIGALETIRRQRSDVGADVFCARPPSHALPDWVSVHVRPAPRLLRALYNGAPVLLHPSRSEGWPLVPMEAAACGCVVVASANPGVGEYLASGESMLTAGIGDGEGLGEAALNVMSNPTLRSRLSQAGQQAVANYLWRESTDRLEAVLQDLG from the coding sequence ATGCGCATCACGTTTGTCCTGCCCACCCCGATCCGCATCCCAATGGGAGGGGCTAAGGTGGTGTACGAACATGCTCGGGGCCTCGCCGCAAGAGGCCACGTGGTCAAGGTGGTGGCGCCAAAGCAGGAGACGAGGTCGCCCATCGCGCTAGCGCGGCGTGCAGCCGTCGCGGTTCGGGACCGGATCCACGGCGTCGCCGGCGAGCACGCGTACAGCGCCTCAGGCGTCGAGACGATTGATCTCCCAAACCCTTCCGGCGCGTCGTTCCCAAAGGCCGACGTGACGATTGCGACGGGCGTCCAGACGGCTCCTTGGGTGGCGCGACTGCCGCCAGAGGCCGGTCGCTCCCTTTACTTCGTGCAGGGGGACGAGACGTTTGTACGCCCAGACGCCCGCGAATCCTGGCATCTAGGGATGCCGCTGATCACGTGTGCGTCGTGGCTCGCGCGCGAAATGGAAGCGGTGGGCCTGGAGCCTCTCGCGGTCATTCCCAACGCCATCGACCCCTCTGAGTTCAGCGTCGACGTTCCGCTCCACGCACGCCCGGCGCAGATCATCGCGCTCTACCATCGCCATCCGGTTAAGGGCCCCGACGTGCTGATCGGTGCGTTGGAGACCATTCGGCGCCAGAGGTCCGATGTGGGCGCCGACGTGTTTTGCGCCCGCCCTCCCTCGCACGCGCTTCCTGACTGGGTCTCCGTTCACGTCCGGCCCGCGCCGCGTCTGCTGCGCGCTCTGTACAACGGCGCGCCCGTTCTCCTCCACCCGAGCCGCAGCGAGGGGTGGCCGTTGGTGCCGATGGAGGCTGCAGCGTGCGGATGCGTCGTGGTCGCCTCGGCGAATCCAGGAGTGGGCGAGTACCTGGCCTCTGGCGAGTCGATGCTGACAGCAGGGATCGGAGACGGAGAGGGACTGGGCGAGGCTGCCTTGAACGTGATGTCCAACCCGACCCTCCGGTCCCGGCTTTCCCAGGCAGGACAGCAAGCGGTAGCCAACTACTTGTGGCGCGAGAGCACGGATCGCCTGGAAGCCGTGCTGCAGGACCTGGGATGA
- a CDS encoding lycopene cyclase domain-containing protein — protein MTYLTFHLVFVLPPIALLAIAQKKPLAGVGAPEALKWMGAVLALAFVYTTPWDNYLVANEVWTYPPGRVLATIGYVPVEEYAFFLLQPVLTGLFYFLLRGRGITDSAPKASPKGFRAALVAAFVTLTAAGAVCLITGGHTLYLGLVLAWAAPVIAGLSWVGAHKIWEERARVAISIAIPSLYLWAADRFAILDGIWNITDATRTGIEIFSLPIEEAIFFVVTNVLCVFGLVLFLPSPRTTR, from the coding sequence ATGACCTACCTCACCTTTCACCTGGTGTTTGTCCTGCCGCCGATCGCGCTTCTCGCGATTGCCCAGAAGAAGCCTCTGGCGGGAGTCGGCGCGCCAGAGGCCCTGAAGTGGATGGGCGCCGTACTCGCGCTCGCGTTCGTCTACACGACGCCCTGGGACAATTACCTGGTGGCAAACGAAGTCTGGACGTATCCCCCGGGGCGCGTGTTGGCGACGATCGGGTACGTGCCCGTTGAGGAGTACGCGTTTTTCCTCCTGCAGCCTGTCTTAACGGGCCTGTTCTACTTCTTGCTTCGTGGCCGTGGGATTACCGACTCCGCTCCAAAGGCAAGCCCGAAGGGTTTTAGAGCTGCGCTCGTGGCTGCGTTTGTGACGCTCACAGCCGCCGGTGCAGTGTGCTTGATCACTGGGGGGCATACGCTGTACCTCGGACTCGTGCTCGCGTGGGCGGCCCCTGTGATCGCGGGTTTGAGCTGGGTCGGGGCCCATAAGATCTGGGAGGAGCGCGCTCGTGTAGCGATCTCCATTGCCATCCCATCCCTGTACCTCTGGGCTGCGGACCGTTTCGCGATCCTAGACGGGATCTGGAACATCACGGACGCGACGAGGACAGGCATCGAGATATTCAGCCTTCCCATAGAGGAAGCCATCTTCTTCGTGGTCACCAACGTCCTCTGTGTGTTTGGCCTCGTGCTGTTCCTGCCTTCACCCCGTACCACGCGATGA
- a CDS encoding ATP-binding protein, producing the protein MTRAVEAAEGLSVQIGLSEETTSRVGLAVAEAVANAIEHGNRGIESSEVRVHLAPEARVLHVTIQDEGHGVDSEQLREASLPDDPLQTGGRGLFLIRELSDRAEAAGTRLSLWFSDRS; encoded by the coding sequence GTGACGCGCGCCGTTGAGGCCGCCGAAGGCCTGAGCGTCCAGATCGGGCTCTCCGAGGAGACCACGTCGCGGGTCGGCCTTGCGGTGGCCGAGGCCGTTGCCAACGCGATCGAGCACGGCAACCGGGGGATCGAGTCCTCTGAGGTCCGGGTCCACTTGGCGCCAGAGGCCCGCGTGCTCCACGTCACGATCCAAGACGAGGGCCACGGTGTGGACTCCGAGCAACTGCGTGAGGCGTCCCTGCCGGACGACCCGTTGCAGACCGGAGGGAGGGGCCTGTTCCTGATTCGCGAACTCTCGGACCGCGCCGAGGCTGCGGGCACCCGCCTGAGCCTCTGGTTCTCGGATCGTTCGTGA
- a CDS encoding glycosyltransferase family 2 protein: MTIVVPVLNGEHVLPLTTDAVLRQPIERIVYVDDGSTDRTPALLRDLAALDSRVEVITFPSNRGRAAARNAGASGARGLLLFLDADVSPGSGYAESMAAAVESDCVIAAVGSLRFPAREGSDPYHRYLASSRRGVAAAPVRDDGSVSWRYFLAGIAAVEAAALHRAGGFPESIRYGEDLALACLLARDHPQGLAHAPEATADLYDVGTLETARTKLAAFACDLGAVLDVCPDALTVAGLERLANPSVFNRLALKAAAWQLPATLCTAAIHSLPGSIQPLAVRYLLGHTLVANARLDGHPRTS, translated from the coding sequence ATGACAATCGTTGTACCGGTCCTCAACGGCGAGCACGTATTACCGCTCACGACGGACGCTGTGTTGCGGCAACCCATCGAGCGCATCGTGTACGTCGACGATGGCTCCACAGATCGGACTCCGGCGCTCTTGCGCGATCTCGCGGCGCTGGATTCCCGCGTCGAGGTCATCACGTTCCCGTCGAACAGAGGCCGTGCCGCGGCGCGCAACGCCGGGGCCTCTGGCGCCAGAGGCCTCCTGCTGTTCCTGGATGCCGACGTCTCGCCCGGCTCAGGCTATGCCGAGTCGATGGCTGCGGCTGTCGAGAGCGACTGCGTGATCGCCGCTGTGGGCTCACTCCGCTTCCCTGCCCGCGAGGGCTCGGATCCTTACCACCGCTATCTCGCATCATCCCGGCGCGGGGTCGCGGCAGCGCCCGTGCGCGATGACGGGTCTGTCTCGTGGCGGTACTTCTTGGCCGGGATCGCTGCCGTGGAGGCGGCTGCGCTCCACCGCGCAGGAGGCTTCCCCGAATCGATCCGGTATGGGGAGGATCTCGCCCTCGCGTGCCTGCTCGCCCGAGACCATCCGCAGGGGCTCGCGCACGCGCCAGAGGCCACGGCCGACCTCTACGATGTGGGCACGCTGGAGACGGCTCGCACCAAGCTTGCCGCGTTCGCTTGCGATTTGGGAGCCGTACTGGACGTCTGTCCAGATGCCCTGACCGTTGCCGGTTTGGAGCGCCTCGCGAACCCGTCGGTCTTCAACCGTCTAGCGCTCAAGGCTGCTGCATGGCAACTCCCCGCAACGCTGTGCACCGCCGCAATCCACAGCCTACCCGGGAGCATTCAGCCTCTGGCGGTGCGATACCTTCTGGGCCACACTTTGGTCGCGAACGCCCGCCTGGATGGTCACCCTCGCACTTCCTAG
- a CDS encoding LacI family DNA-binding transcriptional regulator, which yields MSPSSSRTTIYDVADAAGVAISTVSRVLNNSSEVSDTTRQRVRDAIDRLQFQPQRMARSLASKESPGIAVAMPSFTSLFFVEILKGIKDVLREVGDTDLMLCNLGSVDPEASLERFLSRGAVGGLLLTSLPPSTEVRTSLQRMQGPVVLLGAKDPAFDSIWWDDARGARLAVEHLIGLGHTRIALISAHPWSQAAEPRLSGYTAALEAAGIPFDPSLVVRGATLKHAGFSEEAGAEAMAKLMALDNRPTAVFAASDVQAFGAWSYARDNGIRVPREVSIMGYDNLKLSRFLDLTTVDQKMQDTGRRAAERLVARMASSGSGEKLNTEIELELVSRRSTTKAP from the coding sequence ATGTCCCCCTCCTCTTCCCGGACGACGATCTACGACGTTGCGGACGCCGCTGGCGTCGCCATCTCGACCGTCTCTCGTGTCCTCAACAACTCCAGCGAGGTCTCTGACACGACGCGGCAACGTGTTCGCGATGCGATCGACCGGCTCCAGTTCCAGCCGCAACGCATGGCGCGCTCGCTGGCATCGAAGGAGTCGCCAGGCATTGCCGTCGCGATGCCCTCGTTTACCTCGCTGTTTTTCGTCGAGATCCTGAAGGGTATCAAGGACGTGCTGCGCGAGGTCGGAGATACGGACCTCATGCTTTGCAACCTCGGATCGGTAGATCCGGAGGCGTCACTGGAGCGCTTTCTTAGCCGGGGTGCCGTAGGCGGCCTCCTGCTGACGTCGTTGCCTCCAAGCACTGAGGTCCGCACGTCGCTCCAGAGGATGCAGGGTCCCGTAGTCCTGTTGGGCGCGAAAGACCCCGCCTTCGACTCGATCTGGTGGGACGACGCCAGAGGCGCACGCTTAGCGGTTGAGCACTTGATCGGGCTCGGTCACACGCGCATCGCGCTGATCTCAGCTCACCCTTGGAGCCAGGCCGCAGAACCCAGGCTGTCCGGATACACGGCGGCCCTTGAGGCTGCTGGCATCCCGTTCGACCCCTCGCTTGTCGTACGGGGGGCGACGCTCAAGCACGCCGGGTTCTCGGAAGAGGCCGGCGCTGAGGCGATGGCCAAGCTGATGGCGCTGGACAACCGGCCAACCGCCGTCTTCGCGGCATCAGACGTGCAGGCCTTTGGCGCGTGGTCCTACGCGCGAGACAACGGCATCCGCGTCCCGCGAGAGGTATCCATCATGGGCTACGACAACCTCAAGCTGAGCCGCTTTCTTGACTTGACCACGGTCGATCAGAAGATGCAGGACACCGGTCGCCGCGCAGCCGAGCGCCTCGTCGCGCGGATGGCCTCGTCTGGCTCGGGCGAGAAGCTGAACACCGAGATCGAACTCGAACTTGTCTCCCGCCGCTCCACGACGAAAGCCCCGTGA
- a CDS encoding bifunctional hydroxymethylpyrimidine kinase/phosphomethylpyrimidine kinase: protein MTDSLQPILCIGALYTGSERGLASDILASRARGFTPVTICTAIVVASHDAVTDLTEVPVDTVYSQLEHVHQAVDIAGVRIGILGSDRNAKAVLEWASGVDVPVVLELVASGPSGETVLPARGIDVVAEHLAVADLVLVSRQDAELVTGGEITSLDDAQVAAQRFSNRGAKGVLIDCGVLPARFYDAADDPGGDSAASPLASYLYFDGEDFALFEVPSQAAPIGRESLFAITAVTRLSQGDSIEVALQAAVRETVEATRHATPIAGGEPALNYAWRLREGTSGT from the coding sequence ATGACAGACTCCCTCCAGCCGATCCTGTGCATCGGCGCCCTCTACACCGGTTCTGAGCGCGGCCTCGCGTCCGACATCCTGGCCTCTCGCGCCAGAGGCTTTACGCCCGTGACGATCTGCACCGCGATTGTCGTCGCCTCGCACGATGCCGTGACCGATCTGACCGAGGTCCCGGTGGATACGGTGTACTCCCAGCTTGAACACGTCCACCAGGCGGTTGACATCGCAGGAGTCCGAATCGGGATCCTGGGCTCCGACCGGAATGCCAAAGCCGTTCTCGAATGGGCCTCTGGCGTCGATGTGCCCGTTGTGTTGGAGCTGGTGGCGTCTGGCCCCAGTGGCGAGACCGTGCTGCCTGCTCGTGGCATCGACGTTGTGGCGGAGCATCTCGCGGTCGCGGATCTGGTTCTCGTGTCTCGTCAGGACGCGGAACTGGTGACAGGCGGCGAGATCACCTCATTGGATGATGCGCAAGTGGCCGCTCAGCGGTTTTCGAACCGTGGTGCGAAAGGCGTCCTGATCGACTGTGGCGTCCTCCCTGCCCGTTTCTACGATGCCGCCGACGACCCAGGCGGCGACTCTGCGGCTTCGCCTCTGGCGTCGTACCTCTACTTCGACGGAGAGGACTTCGCTCTCTTTGAGGTCCCTTCGCAGGCTGCACCGATTGGTAGGGAGTCGTTGTTTGCAATAACAGCTGTAACGCGGTTGTCTCAAGGAGACTCAATCGAAGTGGCGCTTCAGGCCGCGGTTCGGGAAACGGTGGAGGCCACAAGGCACGCCACACCGATCGCTGGAGGCGAACCCGCGCTCAACTACGCCTGGCGTCTCCGCGAGGGCACCTCGGGTACGTAG
- a CDS encoding tyrosine-type recombinase/integrase translates to MDSDVTIFAGASPPEYDLASGDSDLIRLFLLRYDRPNTRRSYERDLQSFFGTEVVTLNQARQVTFVQVNGYIQALEDADYAPATLRRRIASLRGFFAWLIALGALDTNPADRHVIRRVKRSGGSDRAITVLSKEQSRQLIEAVDMDHASGVRNRALLYTLLHCVLRRSEAAAMNFEHVRPVGRHWVLDLPSTKGGADQFVKLPDLVRNQLDDLSSYYGATSGPVWRSLSPNSYGRRLSTTSIYDIVNKTARKAGIQATVGAHTLRHTGCTLAIEAGATVQQVQTHARHKNLETTMIYVHQRDKLADSAADFIDLGENGGNE, encoded by the coding sequence ATGGACTCTGATGTAACGATCTTTGCTGGCGCATCCCCGCCTGAGTATGACCTGGCCTCTGGCGATTCTGATCTCATCCGGCTTTTCCTGCTGCGCTACGATCGGCCCAACACTCGCCGCTCCTATGAACGGGACTTACAGTCTTTCTTTGGCACAGAGGTCGTAACGCTTAATCAGGCCAGGCAGGTCACGTTTGTTCAGGTAAACGGATACATCCAGGCGCTTGAAGATGCGGACTACGCACCTGCAACACTCCGAAGGCGTATAGCCTCATTACGGGGATTCTTTGCATGGCTGATTGCATTAGGCGCGCTCGACACGAACCCCGCTGACCGGCACGTGATACGGCGTGTAAAACGCTCTGGTGGCTCTGATCGCGCTATAACGGTTTTATCCAAGGAGCAGTCCCGGCAACTCATCGAGGCCGTAGATATGGACCATGCCTCTGGCGTGCGGAATCGGGCGCTTCTCTATACGCTCTTGCATTGCGTACTTAGAAGGTCTGAGGCTGCCGCAATGAACTTCGAACACGTCCGCCCGGTCGGGAGACATTGGGTCCTAGACTTACCCAGCACAAAAGGCGGCGCCGATCAATTCGTCAAGCTTCCTGATTTGGTTCGCAATCAGCTGGACGACTTGTCGTCTTACTACGGTGCCACGTCTGGCCCTGTCTGGAGATCATTGAGCCCGAACAGCTATGGGAGGAGGCTGTCTACAACGTCCATTTATGACATCGTAAACAAGACGGCTCGGAAAGCTGGTATCCAGGCTACCGTTGGAGCTCACACGCTCCGCCATACGGGGTGCACGCTCGCGATCGAAGCGGGTGCGACAGTCCAACAGGTTCAGACACACGCGCGGCATAAAAACCTGGAGACCACGATGATCTACGTGCACCAGCGGGACAAGCTTGCGGACAGCGCAGCAGACTTCATCGACCTTGGTGAGAACGGCGGGAACGAGTAG
- the moeB gene encoding molybdopterin-synthase adenylyltransferase MoeB, which translates to MSTFSARELERYSRQTRLPQIGLSGQQTLREASVLIVGAGGLGSPAALYLAASGVGRLGLVDDDAVDRSNLHRQVLYGESDVGVGKAEAAARRLRDMNPEVDIVVHAERFDASNADHLVSGYDVVLDGTDTFATRYLINDACVLNETVNVSASVSSFSGQLFIRTNNGPCYRCLYPEPPPEALAPSCAEAGVLGVVPGVLGMLQATEATKWILGVGDPLEGRLLIADLLTMRFRDILVDRDPDCPVCGHSPTIRSLDDASTLDTAACTPQMPTPTLTVQDLKTRLDAGEDVFLLDVRSRDEHAFADIGGAIIPLPELSNRWDELDPYADRALVVYCKSGGRSGVAVSMLQSRGFDALSLEGGIDAWSEEIDPSVPRY; encoded by the coding sequence ATGAGTACGTTCAGCGCCCGCGAGCTAGAGCGATATAGCCGGCAAACCCGGTTGCCTCAGATTGGTCTCAGCGGCCAGCAAACGCTGCGCGAGGCGTCCGTTCTGATCGTTGGAGCCGGCGGGTTGGGTTCGCCAGCGGCCTTGTACCTGGCGGCCTCTGGCGTGGGCCGGCTGGGACTGGTGGACGATGATGCAGTAGACCGGAGCAACCTCCACCGGCAGGTGCTCTATGGCGAGTCTGACGTGGGCGTCGGGAAGGCGGAGGCCGCAGCTCGCCGCTTGCGCGACATGAACCCCGAAGTGGACATCGTGGTGCATGCGGAGCGCTTTGATGCCTCCAATGCGGATCACCTGGTGAGCGGATACGATGTCGTCCTCGATGGGACGGATACGTTCGCCACGCGCTACCTGATCAACGACGCGTGCGTGCTTAACGAGACGGTCAACGTGTCTGCATCGGTCTCATCGTTCAGTGGTCAGTTGTTCATACGAACCAATAACGGACCCTGCTACCGCTGCTTGTATCCGGAACCCCCGCCAGAGGCCCTCGCCCCCTCGTGTGCTGAGGCTGGCGTCCTCGGCGTCGTTCCGGGTGTTCTGGGGATGCTCCAGGCGACCGAGGCGACCAAGTGGATTCTCGGCGTCGGAGATCCGCTTGAAGGTCGACTTCTCATTGCCGACCTCCTGACCATGCGATTTCGGGACATCCTCGTGGATCGCGATCCGGACTGCCCTGTCTGTGGGCACTCTCCAACGATTCGATCGCTGGACGACGCTTCGACCCTCGACACGGCCGCGTGCACACCCCAGATGCCGACTCCCACACTGACCGTTCAAGACCTTAAAACTCGACTCGACGCGGGAGAGGACGTCTTTCTGCTTGATGTGCGCAGCCGGGACGAACACGCGTTTGCAGACATCGGGGGCGCGATTATTCCCCTCCCCGAGCTTTCCAACCGATGGGACGAACTGGATCCCTACGCTGATCGAGCCCTCGTGGTCTACTGCAAAAGCGGAGGCCGTTCAGGCGTCGCGGTCTCGATGCTTCAGTCGAGGGGCTTTGATGCTTTGAGCCTAGAGGGTGGGATCGACGCGTGGAGCGAGGAGATAGACCCGTCTGTCCCGAGGTATTGA